The Anopheles gambiae chromosome 2, idAnoGambNW_F1_1, whole genome shotgun sequence genomic sequence GCAGAGCCGGCTCAAGCAGCGGTTCGAGGCGGAACGGAAGCGGACGCGCGTCATCCGAACGGAGGAGTACATCCCGACGCAGGAGGAGCTGCTGGAGGAGGCGGAAATTACCGAGCGGGAAAATATTAAATCTTTGGGTAGGTTCAAAGAGCGAGTTTTCCGGTtcattttttgtataaaactCTAAGCCTGGTGGcatgctatttttagaacgcTTCCGAAGGATGGAGCTAGAAAAGCAGAAAATTAGACCGACGAAAAAGAAGTTCACCGGACCGACGATTCGCTACTTCTCCACCGCCATGCCCATCATCGAGGAGGTGTACGATAGCAACACCGAGGTGGACCCACTCAGCATAAGCGACCCGAAGGAGGCGGAGGATACGAACGACAAAACGTAAGCTAGTTGGATCATCCCATcccaaaaaatcacaaaataatCCCGTTTTGCTCCCCCGCTGCAGCGCGAGAGAAAAGACTGTAAAACGAAGCAGAAGCAAGAAAACCACCCTGATGGAGGTAACCGGCCAGTACGAGCGCACGTTCATCACGTTCGAGAACGACATCGACAACAAGCTGTTCGAGTCGTACTTCCCCACGCCGGACGCGGCCCGCAAGCACCGGCAGATCTGTGCCGTCACGCGGCTACCGGCCCGCTACTACGACCCGATCACGCAGCTACCCTACCGCAACATGCAGGCGTTTAAAATCCTGCGCGAAGCGTACTACCAGCAGCTAGAGGAGCGCGGCAACACGGACAATCCGGACGTGGCGCGATGGTTGGAGTGGCGCAAAAAGATCAAGGAGTATCGGATGACCGCAATGAAGAAGCTGCAGCCTCCGAAACCTCCGacgacggtggcggcggcagcggcaacgACGGCGGTAAGTGCAACCGGGAGTGTGGGAAAATGAATCttctttccttgtttttttttttattttagagataatttttaaaaacgaaaaacacccGATGCGATAGTATAATAAAGTGGCTGTAACGAGAGAGAAACTGTACGCTTCACATTCACTAAGCTAAATtggcaatttatttgtttaaatatgtgtgtgtgcggtgtgttCCCCATTTTTCCAGGGGGCCTTTTGCGCCACTTACGATCGACGATATTAAAAAGCCACAcaaaaccgaaaaacaaaacacacaatgcAACTATCACATTCACATCAGACTATCTCCTTTTGCCTAGGGtgctggctggttggctggcgTTCACTCTCTAGTGCGAATGGAGGGAGGGGTGAAACACCCACTCTGTCTACCCTCCACGAACCCTAGCCCTAGCCCTATCTCAACACTATCTATCTATTAATCAACGACACATCAACGGCAACAAGTTACACACAGGATAGGCGGTGTTTATATTGGTTGTTTTTGCTAGACAAAAGTGCTGCATGGGCTGTGTGCTGAATGCAGCTGCCCTTTTGGCGGCTTTAGCATTAAAATGCGCAAATATGtttctatgttttttaaatatggtATCATCATAGAGTCGGTCTGTGACAATCCTTTCCAAAGTTgatagtttgtttttacttttcatcaacagcGCTAATAATACAATTCTTTTGGTTATGGCACATCTAAAACACATCTTCCTCCATCATGGCATTTTAAAACACGGTAATCATATAATGTGTAACACTTGTCCATTTGGTATATATagtaatatatataaaaaaaacaacacgaaaaTCATTTCCCCATTATTCTACCCACAAAGTTAACTATTTGCTTCTGTTCTATTCCGGTGGCTGGGTGTAGTAGCTAGCTAGCTGCTAATCGATGTATGATTTccttttatttcttgttttgGACTAAAAACTGGTGCCGTCTGGTGCAGTTTGAAAAGTCGTTTagatggatttgttttttttctgttctatTAAAACGCTCTATTTTCAATGCAACAACACATCAACTGGAGCGAGCGCGGGAGAGTTTGGAcctagccaaaaaaaaagaatggtAATAAATCATCCACAGAGAAAACAAGGTTTTCCCGTTTTGGACGGAAACCGAGACACACGGTTCAAATCAACAACAGCGTATGCGTAACAATTAACAGTAATTTCTAAACATTTGTTTGTAACATTGAGGAAAAATACTTATCAAACCAATATTTAGTCAAAACTCTCCAGTGATGTCCGctatttatctctctctctctctctctctcattgtTTCAAGTGTTCCTGCtgaattgattgtttttggtTCGGTTTATCTATTGCCTTTCTTCCGGTTGTCACTAACTCACTCCACAAAAAACTGCTACTATCTActgtaaaaacaaacaaaccaacaaccaCCAAAGACTTCATTACTACCAACCACAATTAACGGACAACAGATAGCGGCTAACACGTGCTCACCAACATCAACTCTAAGTATAACACACCCACCCTAAGATTTGTATATGTATAAATCTCGTACCTTGTACAAAATAACgcacgaaaaaacaaacctatCAAACTTGTTGTTACATCGGAGGTGTTTCAATCTTATCATCGGAACAACATCTTCAGCCGGCGAGTCGAGTGTGTACTAAAAAAACCCTCCTGTGTACTGGCCTCCGTACACCACTCAATGCTCCATCGATGCTCTATCGGGTGGGATGTTATGGTATGATGGCAAACGGAGGGAAGTACCATTGGCTCTATCTATTTCCGTTACTATTGGTTATGTGTGTTGTTAGTTTCGTTAAAATCTAACCCTCGCTCGTCCCTATAAAAACCCGGCGGAAATCCAGCACCGGTTCTAAAATGTAACTAAGTAAAACCTTCGTTCGTTCCTCATTCGCTCTATAGTCGCGCCAAATGGCGCGATGGTGGACaaggttctttttttgctattttatcATGTCGGTTATCGTTCGTTTTCGCATTTTGCAGTTGTTTAAAATACTGATTGAGTGTGtactactgtgtgtgtgtgtgtgtaacactTCTCTAAACATCTGGCTATCAAcatgaaatatgtttttcGTTACACTACACTAACCACTTAGTCAGGCGTTTTTAATACTGAATACAATACTTCCGGCGACATCCATACACTAAACAACGACGCTTTtacacaaacgcacgcacacacatttgttctctttttcctacttttacTAACATTTCCTACACCACAAAAATCCAGTGTTCCAGTGTGTCCAAATtcttcaaacaaacaacgctTTTCTcccaaaactacaaaaaacgTTAACGTCGTGTCATTGAACGGTGTGGCGTTGTTCTAAGTGGACAGACGCCTACCGCTACTAACCCTATTTGGACGTACACTTTCGTCGCACAAAATGTGTCGTGTTGTAAGTAGTAGTATTGGTGGAGTCTGTAAGTGCATTGATTATTAAAAAGTTATTCGTTTCACTTTGTTAACGCTTGTGTGTTCATCAATCAATCTCTGTCCACTATTCGGTGTGTCGCCACTTACTCCTCTGCTTGGCTGGATAAAATTCCGAAGATATCGATCGTTAAGTAGAGAGTGAAAGAGTGCCCATagtaaaaccaaaacaattgGGCTGTCCACATCAAATGACAGGGTCCACATCCCTCGTACTTTTGTGGTGGGCTCAAAATGGGGTTGACGAATCACTTAAATCAGTGTATCTTCGTCCTGTGTTTcgaacagcatcagcagcgaatGCTGGGACGAGGAGCGACCTCCCATCGCATTGCCGGAAAGGGAACCGTCCGGCGAGAGCAGCCCCGTCTGCAGGCTGTAATTGTCCCGGTAGCCGGACGTGGAAGACGTTTGCGATACCGAATCCCAGCTCAGATCGCCCAGCGTGGCGATCGCACGGTTCAGTGGCTCCACGTACGGCGGCTCATTAACGATCGGTGGCATTGCCGAAGGGGCACCACCACTGGCAGCGGCGGCCGGTAGGCCCGATCCTGGCACAACAGCAACTCCTGGCACTCCTCCCGCCCCCGGCGCCGTTGAACCACCGGCGCCAACCATCGCCAGCCCAGCGCCACCGGCAACGGTGGGAATGGCGTAGCTCGGTTCGCTGAAGTTGTTCGACCGCATGCCACGCCGATTGCGGAACGTTTTGCGGCTCTGGGCTCGTGACCGTTGCAGCCGGTGCTTGTTGTGGTTTTCGCCCGAACTGTCGTCCGCCAGGCTGTCGGGGGACAGGGGCGTGGTGGACGTTTCCCCAGACGACGTTTTAAACTCGACCGAGGAGACGAAGCGCAGTCGGGGTGGTTGCGTTTTGACGGACGCTTGCAGCGAGACGGAGTGGGATAGGTGGGGAATGCTACCACCGATGCCGGAACCTTCGCGACCTACTGGCGTTGCCGGCGGTTGCAGATCGACCGAGCCTGCGTCGGCCAGCGTGCAGGAGGTTAGCGTCAGGTCGGCACTTTGCGAGTCAGCAATCAGACCGCCGTCCCGGTTGTTGGTAGTGGTTGTGGTGGAGCTGGACAGAGACTCACCCTTCGGCGCTTGGAGTGTCTGCTGGGACAGGGTGTCGCTGGAGGTGCAGATACCGGTGCTGCTGCGGGCatcttgctgttgctgttgctgctgcagcgagcCGGGGAATCCGCCCGGCGGCTGGACACCGGTCAGCATCGATATCAGCGATGGGCGCTGCTGATGACGTACGGGCTGTTGCTCGGGTGCCGGTGGGATATTGGGAATGTCTCGCTTGGACGTTTCCGTGGACATGTCGCGATCTGTGGAAGGGAGGACCGAAAAAGCAGGTGAGACACATGTGGTCATCTGGATAATGGGGCAATCATACCATATCGTCTTGCTTCAAGCTCTTCCCGGAGCTCACGCAACTCCCGCGACAGTTCCAGCAGGATGGCACCGCGTGACTTAGTCCCTCCGATGGGTTGAGTGCCGCGCATTCGCTCACGTATCAGGAACTGCATGTGCCGCTCGTGATCTCCAATCGGTGGTTGTGAGATCTGAAAAGAAGCGAATGGCATGAAAGATAACTCCCAAAAAACGGGACCAGGAAGCTCCCACTACCTTATGCATAATGAACGGCATCAGCACGATGTACAGCGGAGTGCGCTGCGTGACGACAAACTCCAGGAAACTCCACAGCTCCGGCGCAGCCTCATTCCGGCGGCCCAGATCGCGCATTACCCGCGCAATCCGTGGCCACTCGTTGGACAGTCGCGTCTCGAAGCAGATGCAAAGTACACGCAGCGCCAAAAATGTGGCCTGATACAGGGAGCTGGAGATCTTCGACGGTCGCTTCGCATCTCTGCTGCCAGTGAACGTTAAGGAACCGGCCCGCAAGTCCGCCCCGGTACGGTTTGTCTGCATGCCCATCTGCGTGGTTCGTCCAGCGACGGGGCTCATGGCGTTCAGCACAGCCGTCACGAGGAACGAAATGTCCGACTGTTTCAGCTCTCCCACGTCAAAGATACCGCGCCCACTGCACACCTTCAGACAGAGCGGCATCAGCAGATGCATCAGGAAGTTTTCCGCCTTCTCCTGCGACGGGAAATCGGCACTTCCGCCACAGATTTGCTCCAACCCGTGGGAGATGGAATCGATCGGGCTGACCACCTGCAGCGCGACCAGCCGCACCACGTTGGAGCAGAAAAAGGCGGGCGGACTTTTGGACATCAGGGCGGCACCCGCACCGGACACACCTTCCGGGAAGTTGCCCGGCTCGTTCACGATCAGGTTCTGCACGTTCGTGAGCAGGGCCTTCATTTCGCGCCAGTGCAGTATGTGCGGGTAGCGGATGATGGCTTCCGATACGCCCTTCAACAAACCGGCCGCTGCCTCCCAGTTGGTGTTCCGCCGGACAGACGACTTTTTCGAGATCTTCAGAAACACCTTGTCGAGCCGGCGCAGGATGGTTACGAGCGTCGGCTTCATGCCGTGATCGTCGGCCCACTCGGCACGCGGGAAGATGCACTGCATGTACCGCTGCAGGCCCCGGCAGGCCATCGACTCACGGTCGTACGGGGACACTTTCAGCAGGGAGTGGGCAATCTCTGCCAGCCGGACGTGACACTTGACGTCGAGCAGTTCCATCGGTTTCGGTTCGCCCTGCTTGCGCGCCAGCTCGGCTAGCCGGGTCGAGGCCTGGATGATAAACTCCCCAACCACCGAGAGCAGCACATCGCGCGGACGGCGGTATTCGCGGATCGTTTCCGAATCATCGACCGATTCGTTCAGCATCTTCGAGCGGCCTATGTCGCTGACGTACTTGGCGTGTGACTCGTCGTCATAATCGAGCCCTGGCGAGCAGGGCGGACCGCGGGAACAGTTGCGCTGGCTGGATCCTTTATGCTCCGGGCTGTTACGGAACGGTCCATTGTAGCTCCTGAAGAGTGAAGAGCGAGGATTAATATCAAGAAGCTTAAGCAAGCTGTAAGATACATACTTGGACAAACCTTCACAGTTGTGCACCATGGTGCGAATCGTTACGGCCAGCTGCAGTATGATATCCCGTTCGCACTTTCCCTCCAGCGGGATGTAGGACGAGGATTGGATCTGCTGCATGTAGCATGGCAAAATGGCTTCCAAAATGATCTGCAAATGATCGGTGGTAAGGTGGGTAAGGCGATGGCTTATAAGTAGTGTTGTAATTCATAAATCTTTTTtgaaagattcattcataaaaatcTTCAGTGATGGGTGATTTGAATCCCGATAGATTGATGaatcttttcattttcagcttTACATTATCCATTACACGTGTAGATGCAACCTTCAGACGAATGGACCCGCTTAATTATGAATATTTGGAGATTCATGGACCTTTAGGGAACCATGAGCatttaaatattcatgaatcttcagaACCTCATAAATCTTCAGATTCCTGAATCTCAAGGCATGAGTTTCACATTCATAGAAAGACTTTGAAGATTAATTCTGATTTATGATTATGAATCAGTGGTACCCATCCCTAGTTACTAATGAATTTCCCCTAGTCCCCTTAACGCATCTTCACTTACCAGCATCTGATATCCCCGGGTACTCTCCGCCGAATATGAAACAACCATCACGCAAAGCGTAATGCAATCCAGCACCGTCACCATCTCGTCCTCATCGTGGTAGCAAAAATCGATCGCTTTCAGTGGTTTCGGCTCTTTCACCAACTCCGCTATGTTCAGTGGATCCGGCGATGGCGTCTCCAGACTGAGCAGCAAATTGAACAAACAGCTCGACTGCACCTTGTGCGCCTCGCCGTACGTCCCATTCTCATCCGTATCGAGAATGGCCGACACCGAGCCGAACATTTGCAGTATAAAAGGCTTCCGGTTGAGCAGATAGAACTGCTTCACCGCATACTCGATCGTGGTGGTGACCAGCTTGTTCGTTTGGTGCAGCGAGTACACCTGCAGCATCGCCGGCATGATCATGAAGTATCCGTTGGTGGAGAAAATGTTCTTAAAGTTGGACGCCGCGTTAATGAACGTGGCCGTCACGTAGCGCATGATGCACGAGTCTTCCGAGTGGAGCAATGCCGCCCCGGACAGCACGTTCAGGAAGAGCTGAATGTCGGCGGAGTAGGCAAAGTTGCCGGCCATCGCTTCGAACATGCGCGCTATCAACCGTACCCACATGAACTTGTGCAGCACGTCCAGCCCGAGCAGCTCCTTGCCCAGCTCGCCGCCCTGGTGCAGATCGAGATCCACCTCCAGCGCTTTGCGCGGAAAGGAGGGCAGCTTCATGAGCTCTTCGTGCAGGAACACGACCCGCTGGACGACCATGTCCACGTTCTTCAGGATGGCCCAGGTCAGGTGGACCTTACCGATCTCGACAAACTTCTTGCACAGCTCCTGGCGCTGGAGCGCATTGAACGACTCCTCCGGTTTCATCTCCACCAGCCGCAGCTGGGGGTACTGGGAGCGCTTGAAGAAGTACAAATCGCGCACGTACCAGTTGGGGTTCAGTATCTGGTGGCTCTTGTAGTCGACCAGCACGTGCTGGGCGTGCTTTTTCTCGTCGATGCCGAAGAAATCGAGCGACTCGCTGAGCAGCTGCGAGAACTGCGTGTCTTCCTGCACCGGGAACTGGGACGGTATGCCGCCCTCATCTGTGGGAACAGAGGCAAGCCGATGGAGGATGAAGGGTAAAGATAACCTTTTATTGTGGATGGAGTGTCCTACCTTCTGGTCCATGTACGATGATTTTCTTCGCCGAAGGAACGTTGGCTGTCAGCAGGATCGATGCATCACACTGCTCTTTGCGCAGGATCTGCTTCAAATCCTTAAACATAATGCCGTGCACACTGTGCACGACCATCCACAGCACCGACAATGCAGATCCTACCAGCTAGAAAGCAAATGTTTGTATTTAGTGTGTTTCTTCGTTCAAAAAAATCCCCCTGAAACACTTACCTGCTGGCTGCATTCATGCGTCGAGCGTACGTAAAACATCACGTACCCGATGATGTAGTTATACAGGGCGAACGCTGCCTGCTGGGGCAAGCGCGGCACGAACCGTATCAGGTGCCGCAGCAGCTTAAACATCTGATCCTGATGATCGCGCGTCAACCGCTCGAGCACGTAGCGCAGAAACAGCGCCGAATCCTCTACCAAACAGATCCAGATGACCTGGTACGCCACCTCGTACACGGCGCAACCGTCCGAGTTGACTGCAGCATCATCCAAGCAGGCCACGATCTGCATCACGGACGAACACAGACAGGAGGGGAAGAGAGAATGGGCCGCGTGCATGTGAATGGCCGAACGGGTAccgtcctcttcctcctcgaCGTGATCTTCCGCTGGACCATGATCGAGACCCGGCTCGTGCGCAGCCTGCTGCGTGATGGGAATCGTGGTGATCAAGAAACTTTGACGCTCCGAGCGTTGCTTGTCCTCCTGCTGCAGCATAGCGTGGCGTATTGCTTCCGTTTGCTGCTTCTTGCGCGTTTTGGTCGCTGTTACCAACGAACGCTACATTGGAAAGGAATGGAGGATCATGAAGATGTTCCACTTCTAAACAGACAGTTTTCGTTTACTTACGTGCCGCTCCTGGTTCAGTGTAACCTCCATGTCCTTGTTCTGCTGACGAGGCATCCAGGGCGGATCAACAACGGGCAGACTTTCGATGCCGATCTTAGGTGACGGCAGCGTAAACTCGATACCGGGCGGTGGCACCTTGAATGAGAGGTGTGCGCCCTCCTCCATACGTGGCCACACCTGGAAGCGGTTCTTCCACAGCACCTGGTAGCGCAGAATCGCCTGAATGCGAGTGTTGGGACACTTGTTCTTGAGCGATCGCTGCATAATGTCGGTGGCAGTGTTGGGCGCCTTCACCGAGGCCAGTATGAAGAGGGCGGCGGAAGCTGCCGACACTTCCTGATCGGTTTCGAGCAGCAGCTCCCAGGCAATCGGAATGACCTCCACGAACTGTTCCTCGGTCAGCACGGCCGCACCCTTGACGAGCGAAGCGATGGGAGCGTGAAAAACATCCCGAACCTGATTTTTGATGTACTTCAGCACCGGTGGATCCTCCTGGTGATGTTTCGGCTCGTGGATGAACGTGGAGTACTGGGAGGTGTTTGGTTCGGACTCGTCTTGCAGTATGATTCTATATTTTGAAAAGAtaagagagagtgtgtgttagATGGGAGGTAAGACAGGGAGTTTTGTGGAGCATCAAACCTACCTATCACGCTTCGTTACGCTGTCCTTGCGCTTGGAGGGTGAAGTTTGGGACGAACTTTGGTCCGACACTTTGCGGCCCTGCTTGGACCGTTCGCGACGTGTTGTTCCCTTGGCGGACTCGCTTGGCTGGGCGTAGGTAACCGGTGTGACACCAAACTCGTCGCCATAGATCTGCaaaaagtaatgaaaacaCACGTTCAATAGAGTGTACAGGGAGTTTCCACAAAAGTGAGAATGCTAAAAAAGTTTCTCAGAGCTGCCTCCTGTGAGGATTGAACTCACGACCGCTGGTTTACGAGACCAGCGCTCTACCACTGAGCTAAAGAGGCCCGATGAGAGAGGCACACTCATTACGCTATATAAACACAGCTACGTGAGCGCATGCGTCATTCACGCTTGCATGCTTTCTGGTCTGTTTCTGATTCTTCCCCTGCGCTTTGTTTACAGCGGTACCCGACCACTGTAAACATTTCGGCAAATATAGGAAAGAGAAGGGGAAAAACAACCACATTGGGATTGCGGTggacaaaacatttaaaaaaaatataaaatgcacTTCTTatgctaaaaataaatttgtaacTTTAcgaaaacactttttacatgCAAAATATGCATAGCAGtagattgttttaaaataaaaataaattaccttGCGAATTGCTCGGATCAGCTTGGTTGCAGCACGCATATGCCGTCGGTAGCAGTACGGGTGGCAAAAGTTCTGATGGTCGCAGTAATAGTTGAACGAGCCGAGGAAGTTCGACACCGACTTTAGCCACGGCAAGTTCTTGGTCGTTTCATCCGAATCGTTTGAATCGCATGGAGACTCCGGCGGTTGATCGTCACTGTGGAGAGTGTGTGAAATACATCACAGTAAATTGCTTTACATTGCCCCAAGTAAAAAGATGACAAATGGCTCAACCCACCTCAGAATGCCTGGCGACTCTTCTCCACCACTGATTTGTCCCGGTTCGGAGTTGTCGCTTCTGTCGGAGAGTGAAGACACCTTGCGTTTCGATTGTATGGAGTCAGTACGTCTTACCGGGTctagaaaaaaggggaagaaaatGAACAATTATCATCCCAAACCATACCAAACCCTGCCACTGTAATTCTTACATTCATTCTCCACTTCCTTCAGATCTTTGGCACCGCGGC encodes the following:
- the LOC1281602 gene encoding protein unc-80 homolog isoform X7, giving the protein MANASSTNPIDEGLQDLGVPVPVQTFLWQQIAPFIRPKLGKLHEASCMFCQHAPGHHELKEACKSFEKVLVQNIQFGLSPSLTSALESIPRWRIVQAALPHVIHCAGALMHNRVKDLQALGSAETKILYTLHWILLFAAEECADADTDKDNTTNNYLFSIPTISLFVFLFAPIAHMLKESDFQNFRLENGLKMWQGMWEYRAPNAPCFTAPVKPKARNLLSSVSTTPSPEVFSPKKMENIESPPSIYSGIIKHDDELSFVSSPKDSVFPETIPEEASSVEEERVVIFRLPMDGGVPDPSYYTADASLLHHGAKFNKPAHQTPTSSGIGSRTHPLYQPDHRAEPTSFDFDRIDTYSQKDSKPKTSSSTERESFDTDPKLSQGHKCDVVAATFLDVAVLRCLFISHWQEEGVYWSLHYLYNRLRDISEETSALPSHPRRRSNSLPIPQIEISLYQGPTSSRDSPSIGSANKDYIEIPDPPIPALLADAPYYVSKLPSDESSLGPLSERKGSEKKRRVKMADLRTLIETRILSKSDRGLEKIGLDANTNGKRLQQMECHRSLDTGERQLSRSASMISRAPSTNLVKGKSMPSLRCHRNIEPPPKVIRNVQSTVPSRQSSTTPKYPIITVTEHTPTPSPDYMKRQGSIDSQLDALSAGGSTGMFKSQMLRSHTDSHIGYTCISDETEAPGSCFYITKEGTIDYEVVLLAVHCVFKRDSSVCTLRVLEAGLNICEILLDLGVLKFGDHAHSLAIGIVKRAFMHLGCPHGCNDANRGPPAEVLRTTCNSILSRLLRQNGKILKANLRAFIKESPMHEITDFFHAYLGFCVDPSSLLSPLSGQGGYATNFGSGLTGGTESQLIGAIFKTLATRLVQSLKELKSQDNLSLYCDVRQLITYVKGAHGGPFRVVALSGILAVTPRPHKQAPNMQTTRVIRHLPTNDIQLIQQDEKAQRKLLFKKKSTSSTCVLLETEGFEEPSRASQSPLSNLRRKGPQVRPTLTPRHSERALLSDSTSSSERNSVGRLTGIVRWFRRSKDRESVDLESGILAASGSDSMANFMRKGSLNFQTRNRATEGIGRSIQKAKRRLNRLGLGKGKKKTGGTEDVGGSYFSRRSSLDVSDGPRESEVVVLKERRLIPITPVREGMARFALLLEVCAPGSVPDPALITALLDLPQAPIVARAAFLIECAHFVHLCNRGQWPSWMKQNLPTFRPSGPAMGPRTAMAAGTRRAHVLQRSAGKMFHQWGEALGARLNEMVNNDKLTSEQMAATLSDPEKQKQLLQQDEEEDFLDETSVNPHGNDCPPALKLIACVLLLEITAFLRETYQTLPKASRLSTKEKHTPWDKVCRGETNRRWSMALSSMGGHSQTSAQSLQSIAGQTERKISFVLQEPDNESENSSNTTLTIQGEENVQQGQKRTLATSRNFLLRRGTSATPAGGSFKRRSLKLRRGAKDLKEVENEYPVRRTDSIQSKRKVSSLSDRSDNSEPGQISGGEESPGILSDDQPPESPCDSNDSDETTKNLPWLKSVSNFLGSFNYYCDHQNFCHPYCYRRHMRAATKLIRAIRKIYGDEFGVTPVTYAQPSESAKGTTRRERSKQGRKVSDQSSSQTSPSKRKDSVTKRDRIILQDESEPNTSQYSTFIHEPKHHQEDPPVLKYIKNQVRDVFHAPIASLVKGAAVLTEEQFVEVIPIAWELLLETDQEVSAASAALFILASVKAPNTATDIMQRSLKNKCPNTRIQAILRYQVLWKNRFQVWPRMEEGAHLSFKVPPPGIEFTLPSPKIGIESLPVVDPPWMPRQQNKDMEVTLNQERHRSLVTATKTRKKQQTEAIRHAMLQQEDKQRSERQSFLITTIPITQQAAHEPGLDHGPAEDHVEEEEDGTRSAIHMHAAHSLFPSCLCSSVMQIVACLDDAAVNSDGCAVYEVAYQVIWICLVEDSALFLRYVLERLTRDHQDQMFKLLRHLIRFVPRLPQQAAFALYNYIIGYVMFYVRSTHECSQQLVGSALSVLWMVVHSVHGIMFKDLKQILRKEQCDASILLTANVPSAKKIIVHGPEDEGGIPSQFPVQEDTQFSQLLSESLDFFGIDEKKHAQHVLVDYKSHQILNPNWYVRDLYFFKRSQYPQLRLVEMKPEESFNALQRQELCKKFVEIGKVHLTWAILKNVDMVVQRVVFLHEELMKLPSFPRKALEVDLDLHQGGELGKELLGLDVLHKFMWVRLIARMFEAMAGNFAYSADIQLFLNVLSGAALLHSEDSCIMRYVTATFINAASNFKNIFSTNGYFMIMPAMLQVYSLHQTNKLVTTTIEYAVKQFYLLNRKPFILQMFGSVSAILDTDENGTYGEAHKVQSSCLFNLLLSLETPSPDPLNIAELVKEPKPLKAIDFCYHDEDEMVTVLDCITLCVMVVSYSAESTRGYQMLIILEAILPCYMQQIQSSSYIPLEGKCERDIILQLAVTIRTMVHNCEGLSKSYNGPFRNSPEHKGSSQRNCSRGPPCSPGLDYDDESHAKYVSDIGRSKMLNESVDDSETIREYRRPRDVLLSVVGEFIIQASTRLAELARKQGEPKPMELLDVKCHVRLAEIAHSLLKVSPYDRESMACRGLQRYMQCIFPRAEWADDHGMKPTLVTILRRLDKVFLKISKKSSVRRNTNWEAAAGLLKGVSEAIIRYPHILHWREMKALLTNVQNLIVNEPGNFPEGVSGAGAALMSKSPPAFFCSNVVRLVALQVVSPIDSISHGLEQICGGSADFPSQEKAENFLMHLLMPLCLKVCSGRGIFDVGELKQSDISFLVTAVLNAMSPVAGRTTQMGMQTNRTGADLRAGSLTFTGSRDAKRPSKISSSLYQATFLALRVLCICFETRLSNEWPRIARVMRDLGRRNEAAPELWSFLEFVVTQRTPLYIVLMPFIMHKISQPPIGDHERHMQFLIRERMRGTQPIGGTKSRGAILLELSRELRELREELEARRYDRDMSTETSKRDIPNIPPAPEQQPVRHQQRPSLISMLTGVQPPGGFPGSLQQQQQQQDARSSTGICTSSDTLSQQTLQAPKGESLSSSTTTTTNNRDGGLIADSQSADLTLTSCTLADAGSVDLQPPATPVGREGSGIGGSIPHLSHSVSLQASVKTQPPRLRFVSSVEFKTSSGETSTTPLSPDSLADDSSGENHNKHRLQRSRAQSRKTFRNRRGMRSNNFSEPSYAIPTVAGGAGLAMVGAGGSTAPGAGGVPGVAVVPGSGLPAAAASGGAPSAMPPIVNEPPYVEPLNRAIATLGDLSWDSVSQTSSTSGYRDNYSLQTGLLSPDGSLSGNAMGGRSSSQHSLLMLFETQDEDTLI